One genomic segment of Clostridium saccharoperbutylacetonicum N1-4(HMT) includes these proteins:
- the cydD gene encoding thiol reductant ABC exporter subunit CydD — MINKRLLKESNFKRFYIVVSAVSSIFNALFVVISAYLLSAMISGIFLKAKTFKDMKIYFILFIANALLKFTLNFVNEIYIKNSAEDIKGNFREKLFHLVVSANPYKVKNEKLGEVINLITEATEAIGQYYSEYIPQFFAAFIIPLLICLGVAYVDKISALIMVITYPLIPLFMILIGFKSKAANEKQWKKLNLLSSHFIDMLQGLSTLKLFGISKRQEDKIYEISENHRKATMEVLRVSFLSALVLELFSTISTALVAVNLGLRLVYDQISFFSAFFILVITPDFYLPVRQLGLKFHASLNGVVAIEKIEEFEKKFANDSSLSNIEIKENKFEIEVKDLEFFYDDKKVLNNVNFKITAGEKVALIGESGSGKSTLINILSGFLKVQDNMVFINGKDINQIENYFDNIALVPQFPHIFNKSIKENICVGYKDFDEHKLLNIYKYSKINEFCEAAEGGDETVIGEGENLTISGGEAQRIAIARAMVKNSNFIIFDEPSSALDSEKEELILEAIQKYFKANTVLIAAHRLNTIKMVDKIIMLNEGRIIEMGTHKELIEKQGEYYKLMMSPEVEQ, encoded by the coding sequence ATGATAAACAAAAGATTATTAAAGGAAAGCAACTTTAAAAGGTTTTATATAGTAGTATCAGCAGTATCATCTATATTCAATGCTTTATTTGTAGTCATTTCAGCATATTTATTATCAGCTATGATATCAGGAATATTTTTAAAGGCTAAAACTTTTAAAGATATGAAAATTTACTTTATTTTGTTTATAGCAAATGCATTGCTAAAATTTACTTTGAATTTTGTAAATGAGATTTATATAAAAAATTCAGCAGAGGATATAAAGGGGAATTTTAGAGAAAAATTGTTTCATTTGGTTGTTTCAGCTAATCCATACAAAGTTAAAAATGAAAAATTAGGTGAAGTTATAAACCTTATTACAGAAGCAACTGAAGCGATAGGACAATATTACTCAGAATATATTCCACAATTTTTTGCAGCATTTATAATTCCTCTGCTAATATGCTTAGGGGTAGCATATGTAGATAAAATCTCAGCATTGATAATGGTAATTACATATCCCTTAATTCCATTATTTATGATTTTAATAGGGTTTAAGTCAAAAGCAGCAAATGAAAAACAATGGAAAAAGCTTAATTTATTAAGCTCTCATTTCATAGATATGCTTCAAGGCTTAAGCACTTTAAAATTATTTGGAATAAGTAAAAGACAAGAAGACAAGATATATGAAATTAGTGAAAATCATAGAAAAGCCACAATGGAAGTTTTAAGAGTTTCTTTTCTTTCAGCCCTTGTGCTAGAACTTTTTTCGACTATAAGTACAGCTTTAGTAGCAGTCAATTTAGGTCTGCGATTAGTTTATGATCAGATAAGTTTTTTTAGTGCTTTCTTTATTCTTGTAATAACACCAGATTTTTATCTTCCAGTAAGACAGCTGGGCTTGAAATTTCATGCTTCATTAAATGGGGTTGTTGCTATAGAAAAGATAGAAGAGTTTGAAAAAAAATTCGCTAATGATAGTTCTCTTAGCAATATTGAAATCAAAGAAAATAAGTTTGAAATTGAAGTTAAGGATCTAGAGTTTTTCTATGATGATAAAAAAGTCTTAAATAATGTGAATTTTAAAATTACAGCTGGCGAGAAAGTTGCATTAATAGGGGAAAGTGGAAGTGGTAAGAGTACTTTAATAAATATATTGAGTGGCTTTCTTAAGGTACAAGATAATATGGTTTTTATTAACGGAAAAGATATAAACCAAATAGAAAACTATTTTGATAATATAGCTTTGGTACCGCAGTTCCCACATATCTTTAATAAAAGTATAAAAGAAAATATATGTGTAGGCTATAAAGATTTTGATGAGCATAAGCTTTTAAACATATATAAATATTCAAAAATTAATGAGTTTTGCGAAGCTGCAGAAGGTGGAGATGAAACTGTAATTGGTGAAGGGGAGAATTTAACAATAAGTGGTGGAGAGGCTCAAAGAATAGCTATAGCTAGAGCAATGGTAAAAAACTCTAATTTTATAATATTTGATGAGCCAAGCTCAGCCTTGGATTCAGAGAAAGAGGAACTTATTTTAGAGGCTATACAAAAATACTTTAAAGCTAATACAGTATTAATAGCAGCTCATAGATTAAATACAATTAAGATGGTTGATAAGATAATAATGCTTAATGAAGGTAGAATAATTGAAATGGGAACACATAAGGAACTTATAGAAAAACAAGGAGAATATTATAAGTTAATGATGTCACCAGAGGTAGAGCAATGA
- the cydB gene encoding cytochrome d ubiquinol oxidase subunit II, with amino-acid sequence MDLGIIWFILIGVLFTGFFFLEGFDFGVGILLLLIGKDDTERRIIINTIGPVWDGNEVWLITAGGAIFAAFPNWYATMFSGFYLALLVVLVALILRGVSFEFRSKNESQQWRDGWDKVIFTTSLLLAILFGVALSNFIKGVPIDQTMNYVGGFFDLISIYTLVAGITTLLVFTFHGAVFLALKADKPIAKKAEKIAKPIGIGAIIVSALLILLSFLQTDLFNSKLSLVAAVIAFISLIVSWYLLGVGKAKIAMITNGLSIGLGVAALFAGLFPRVMVSSIKPEYNLTIANASSSMNTLTLMTKVAIIFVPIVLAYQIWTYWIFRKRVTAKDLEY; translated from the coding sequence ATGGATTTAGGAATTATTTGGTTTATACTTATTGGAGTACTTTTTACAGGATTTTTCTTTCTTGAAGGTTTTGATTTTGGAGTTGGAATATTGCTTTTGTTAATTGGTAAGGATGATACAGAGCGAAGAATTATAATTAATACAATTGGTCCTGTTTGGGATGGAAATGAAGTATGGCTTATAACTGCAGGTGGTGCAATATTTGCAGCATTTCCTAATTGGTATGCAACAATGTTTAGTGGTTTCTATTTAGCATTGCTTGTAGTACTGGTTGCTCTTATTTTAAGAGGTGTTTCCTTTGAGTTTAGAAGTAAAAATGAAAGTCAGCAATGGAGGGATGGTTGGGATAAAGTAATATTCACTACAAGTTTGCTTTTAGCAATACTTTTTGGAGTTGCGCTTTCAAATTTTATAAAAGGTGTTCCAATTGATCAAACAATGAATTATGTAGGTGGATTTTTTGATTTGATATCAATATACACTTTAGTTGCTGGCATAACAACATTATTAGTTTTTACTTTCCACGGAGCAGTCTTTTTAGCATTAAAAGCAGATAAGCCTATAGCTAAAAAAGCTGAGAAAATAGCAAAACCAATTGGAATTGGAGCAATAATAGTATCAGCATTACTAATTCTATTAAGCTTTTTACAAACAGATTTATTTAATAGTAAGTTATCTTTAGTAGCAGCAGTGATTGCATTTATTTCTTTAATAGTGAGCTGGTATCTATTGGGAGTAGGAAAAGCTAAAATTGCAATGATTACTAATGGACTTTCTATTGGACTTGGAGTCGCTGCACTATTTGCAGGATTATTCCCAAGAGTTATGGTTTCAAGCATAAAGCCTGAATATAATCTTACAATTGCTAATGCATCTTCAAGCATGAATACACTTACATTAATGACTAAAGTTGCAATAATATTTGTTCCTATAGTATTAGCATATCAAATTTGGACTTACTGGATCTTTAGAAAAAGAGTTACGGCTAAAGATTTAGAGTATTAG
- a CDS encoding cytochrome ubiquinol oxidase subunit I has translation MDNVINFARWQFAITTVYHFFFVPLTIGLGFYLAIMETFYVKTGNEKYKKMVKYWGKLFLINFAMGVVTGLVQEFQFGMNWSNYSRYVGDIFGVPLAIEALLAFFLESTFLGIWVFGWEKVSKKIHLLSIWIVSIATMISAFWILTANSFMHEPVGYTLNNGRAEMTSFTDLITNPHLWVQFPHTIFAALCTGAFFILGISAYHLIKKNNTEWVKSSLKMGIIMALVSSFLVALMGDLQGKYLVKNLPMKMAAAEALWETKDPAPLAVVAIADEENKKNSFEISVPKLLSFMSYNSFTGEVKGINDIQAEYEKKYGPGNYIPQVNLSFYSFRLMVGAGMLMILIGLLGLYFYKKGTIYNQKTLLKLMLLSIALPYLANSSGWILTEVSRAPWIVFGLLKIENAVSPTVSLSYVVTSLVSFALVYTVLAIIDVTLMVKFAKVMPEEEKKNINNKKEESVWI, from the coding sequence ATGGATAACGTTATTAATTTTGCACGATGGCAGTTTGCAATAACAACGGTCTATCATTTCTTTTTTGTTCCATTGACAATTGGTTTGGGTTTTTATTTAGCAATTATGGAGACTTTTTATGTAAAAACAGGGAATGAAAAATATAAGAAAATGGTTAAATATTGGGGAAAACTATTTCTTATTAACTTTGCTATGGGAGTTGTAACAGGATTAGTACAAGAATTTCAATTTGGAATGAATTGGTCAAATTATTCTAGATATGTTGGTGATATTTTTGGAGTACCACTAGCAATTGAAGCTTTATTAGCATTCTTTTTAGAGTCAACTTTTCTTGGAATTTGGGTTTTTGGCTGGGAAAAAGTATCAAAAAAAATACATCTATTATCTATATGGATTGTAAGTATAGCAACAATGATTTCAGCTTTTTGGATTTTAACAGCAAATTCTTTTATGCATGAACCTGTTGGATATACATTAAATAATGGACGAGCTGAAATGACAAGCTTTACAGATTTGATTACTAATCCACATTTGTGGGTGCAATTTCCTCATACAATTTTTGCAGCTTTATGTACAGGTGCATTTTTTATATTGGGAATAAGTGCATATCATTTAATCAAGAAAAATAACACTGAATGGGTAAAATCATCTTTGAAAATGGGAATAATCATGGCTTTGGTTTCAAGTTTTTTAGTTGCCTTAATGGGAGATTTACAAGGTAAATATTTAGTTAAAAATTTACCAATGAAAATGGCAGCAGCAGAAGCGTTATGGGAAACTAAAGATCCAGCACCATTAGCAGTAGTAGCAATAGCAGATGAAGAAAATAAAAAGAATTCATTTGAAATTAGTGTTCCTAAATTATTAAGTTTCATGAGCTATAATAGTTTTACCGGAGAAGTAAAAGGAATAAATGATATTCAAGCAGAATATGAAAAAAAATATGGACCAGGAAATTATATACCACAAGTTAATTTATCTTTTTACAGCTTTAGATTAATGGTTGGAGCTGGTATGTTAATGATTTTAATAGGCTTACTTGGTTTATATTTTTATAAAAAAGGAACAATTTATAATCAGAAGACTTTATTAAAACTAATGCTTTTATCAATTGCGTTACCTTATTTAGCTAATTCGAGTGGTTGGATTTTAACAGAAGTAAGTCGTGCACCTTGGATTGTATTTGGATTATTAAAAATTGAAAATGCAGTATCACCAACAGTATCTTTAAGTTATGTAGTAACTTCTTTGGTTTCTTTTGCTTTGGTATATACAGTGTTAGCAATAATAGATGTTACATTAATGGTTAAGTTTGCAAAAGTAATGCCAGAAGAAGAGAAAAAGAACATTAATAATAAGAAGGAGGAGTCAGTATGGATTTAG
- a CDS encoding polyprenyl synthetase family protein — MITSANLYDYFENDLSEIKNIITLNLKNRDSSTSTLLNSLAATEGKMIRAIFTLIGGSFGEIDKSKLYNIAAGIEILHLATLVHDDIIDDSGLRRGKETINITHGAKTALFTGDYLFAQAFILFSESASRESFYNISKTIKFICQSEINQFLSKYSLNSTILDYFRRINGKCASLFSLSLSLGALDGHADDKIINTLKRIGYYVGTAFQLIDDILDITTPNTVLGKPSGNDLFEGIYTFPLLFEIKNKNVKLLSALESNDLSTVSDILKTSDGIKTARKLAEKYTLKALSLIDTLPNSHEKTILKSIIDKLLKREY, encoded by the coding sequence ATGATAACAAGTGCTAATCTATATGATTATTTTGAAAATGATTTATCTGAAATTAAAAATATTATTACATTAAATTTAAAAAATAGAGATTCTAGTACTAGTACCTTGCTAAATTCATTAGCAGCAACAGAAGGAAAAATGATAAGAGCTATTTTTACATTAATTGGTGGTTCTTTTGGTGAAATTGATAAATCTAAACTTTATAATATTGCTGCTGGAATAGAAATTCTTCATCTAGCAACACTTGTACACGATGATATAATAGATGATTCTGGTCTACGTCGCGGAAAAGAAACTATTAATATTACTCATGGAGCAAAAACGGCTTTGTTTACCGGAGATTACCTTTTTGCACAAGCCTTTATCTTATTTTCCGAATCTGCTTCGCGAGAAAGTTTTTATAATATTTCTAAGACAATAAAATTCATATGTCAAAGTGAAATAAATCAATTTTTATCAAAGTATTCTTTAAACTCCACTATTCTTGATTATTTTAGAAGAATAAACGGTAAATGTGCTTCACTTTTTTCATTAAGTTTGTCTTTAGGAGCCTTAGATGGACATGCTGATGATAAAATAATAAATACTTTAAAAAGAATTGGATATTATGTTGGTACTGCCTTTCAATTAATTGATGACATATTAGATATAACCACTCCAAATACTGTTTTAGGTAAGCCATCAGGAAATGATTTATTCGAAGGCATATACACCTTTCCACTTCTATTTGAAATAAAAAATAAAAATGTGAAGTTATTATCAGCATTAGAGTCAAATGACCTTTCAACTGTTTCAGATATTTTAAAAACATCTGATGGTATAAAAACTGCTAGAAAGCTTGCAGAAAAATACACACTTAAAGCTTTAAGTTTAATAGATACGCTTCCAAATAGTCATGAAAAAACTATTCTTAAAAGCATAATAGATAAGTTACTCAAAAGAGAGTATTAA
- a CDS encoding methyl-accepting chemotaxis protein, with translation MLKKAKDTKIDDVRISEDNIVRYSKDGEECFIYMEEVIELVEQIKNNASLVVSEEGNITYGLGNLLKGVEYTTEQTEKVNDYLQMLSKNSDKTENLLIDVITSLNKSQNQIETAKLDFDELIKQVKIVSTVFDEFIKLISNIQVQYNSIQDFARIITGIAQQTNLLSLNASIEAARAGEAGRGFSVVANEIKKLSVDTQKNAKDIIDSLKNLTHSMGELSDKSNEGTSLIGSTTGIIEKSSTILENIIESESEVNENVQQVQESQKENLQGIKEISMNLNNLVDRSRLENKELENILYSIQKKADYYINVFNYLNQIKMLREE, from the coding sequence ATGTTGAAGAAAGCGAAAGATACAAAAATTGATGATGTAAGGATTTCCGAAGATAATATTGTTAGGTATTCAAAAGATGGTGAAGAATGTTTTATATATATGGAGGAAGTTATAGAATTAGTTGAGCAGATTAAAAATAATGCTAGTTTAGTTGTTAGTGAAGAAGGAAATATTACTTATGGACTAGGAAATTTACTCAAGGGAGTAGAATACACAACAGAGCAAACTGAGAAGGTTAATGACTATTTACAGATGCTATCTAAAAACAGTGATAAGACAGAAAATTTATTAATAGATGTAATTACAAGCTTGAATAAGTCTCAGAATCAAATTGAAACTGCTAAACTAGACTTTGATGAATTGATAAAACAAGTTAAAATAGTTTCAACTGTATTTGATGAATTTATCAAATTGATTTCTAATATCCAAGTACAATATAATAGTATTCAAGATTTTGCAAGAATAATAACAGGAATTGCTCAGCAGACAAATTTATTATCATTAAATGCATCAATAGAAGCAGCAAGAGCAGGTGAAGCAGGAAGAGGATTTTCTGTAGTGGCAAATGAAATAAAAAAATTATCAGTTGATACTCAAAAGAACGCAAAAGATATTATTGATTCTTTAAAAAATTTAACACATTCTATGGGAGAATTATCTGATAAATCAAATGAAGGAACTTCGCTTATTGGATCTACTACTGGTATTATTGAAAAATCATCTACTATTCTAGAAAATATAATTGAATCTGAATCAGAAGTAAATGAAAATGTTCAACAAGTTCAGGAATCTCAAAAGGAAAATTTACAAGGAATAAAAGAAATATCTATGAACTTAAATAATTTGGTAGATAGATCAAGGCTTGAAAATAAAGAACTAGAAAATATACTTTATAGTATTCAGAAAAAAGCAGATTATTATATTAATGTATTTAATTATTTGAATCAAATAAAGATGCTTAGAGAAGAATAA
- a CDS encoding FIST signal transduction protein — protein sequence MREFLFSNVAEALNYTRNNLDKGFVVFSNTELITELSKQVSSNVILCSTAGEYCKSGYKNGVITGFEYDLEQGEVVEITNPPIKNVKKLKEAYKRVQSNKNAFALLLCDGLNGTEESIITTFYFTDNDFKIIGGSAGDNLKFEETLIFIGTRRVKSVAIFFNMKKRTKIIKENIYESTGNRLLITDSDLISRTVKTFNKIPASTEYAKVLNVREQELPNYFMNNPLGRIYEDEIYIASPMKVNPDKSITFYCQMLSDTFVETLKPVDPVQQLRKTVKEIDFKPSFVLAINCILRSLKFQEDGIWKSIDNELTGLCPNITGFVSYGEQFYRKHVNQTMVLLAVE from the coding sequence ATGAGAGAATTTTTATTTTCAAATGTTGCAGAAGCGTTGAATTATACCAGAAATAATTTAGATAAAGGATTTGTTGTTTTTTCTAACACTGAATTAATTACAGAATTATCTAAGCAGGTATCATCAAATGTTATACTTTGTTCAACAGCTGGAGAATACTGCAAAAGTGGTTATAAAAATGGTGTGATTACTGGATTTGAATATGATTTGGAACAAGGAGAAGTTGTTGAAATAACAAATCCTCCAATAAAGAATGTTAAAAAATTAAAGGAAGCCTATAAGAGAGTTCAAAGTAATAAAAATGCTTTTGCACTTTTATTATGTGATGGTTTAAATGGCACAGAAGAAAGTATTATTACAACTTTTTATTTTACAGATAATGATTTTAAGATAATTGGTGGAAGTGCTGGAGATAACCTTAAATTTGAAGAAACGCTTATTTTTATTGGGACAAGAAGGGTGAAGAGTGTTGCTATTTTCTTTAATATGAAAAAAAGAACGAAGATTATTAAGGAAAATATTTACGAATCTACTGGAAATAGGCTGCTAATTACGGATTCAGATTTAATAAGTAGAACTGTAAAAACTTTTAATAAAATTCCTGCAAGTACTGAATATGCTAAAGTTTTAAATGTAAGAGAGCAAGAATTGCCAAACTATTTTATGAATAATCCTTTGGGAAGGATTTATGAAGATGAAATCTACATAGCATCCCCTATGAAAGTTAATCCAGACAAGTCGATTACTTTCTATTGTCAAATGCTCTCAGATACATTTGTAGAGACTCTTAAGCCAGTTGATCCTGTTCAACAACTAAGAAAAACTGTGAAAGAAATAGATTTCAAACCTAGTTTCGTTTTGGCTATAAATTGTATATTAAGAAGTTTAAAATTTCAAGAAGATGGAATTTGGAAGTCAATTGATAATGAATTAACAGGGTTATGTCCAAATATAACTGGATTTGTAAGTTATGGAGAACAGTTTTATAGAAAACATGTTAATCAAACTATGGTTTTATTGGCTGTTGAATAG
- a CDS encoding NADH-ubiquinone oxidoreductase-F iron-sulfur binding region domain-containing protein, whose translation MNNYLICNGVTAYKEAPVSIDILKNNTSQVLEAINLKKAEENYIVLDQKEKELQNKLEVEAKNYPNMNLKIILVDGSFGFVYRNSSAILKVIEGEKAIPASKEEDKAVFTVEMLLGSESKNVYINGSVKKSGSYTFNKKVSSKEIIEAVSVKGTFKGMYLGYPMAIFIGEADLNTELELTTDYITIFDETDCILDKLKTIAEGYTKESCGRCVFGFEGVTQINMILSDLTQKKGKTSDIALLLDLCSEMKNQVLCEVDGTLASTVLSAMNNFKEEIEEHITKKSCKAGACSKFVTYHILADKCIGCTDCVDECDDDAILGKKKFIHVIDQDECTQCGKCVDACEEDAIVKAGAIKPRCPQKPIPCKR comes from the coding sequence ATGAATAATTATTTAATATGTAATGGAGTAACTGCATATAAAGAAGCACCAGTTTCAATTGATATTTTAAAGAATAATACATCTCAAGTTTTAGAAGCAATAAACTTAAAAAAAGCAGAAGAGAATTATATCGTATTAGATCAAAAGGAAAAAGAGCTTCAAAATAAATTAGAAGTAGAAGCTAAAAATTATCCTAATATGAACTTAAAAATTATATTAGTTGATGGGAGTTTTGGATTTGTTTATAGAAACTCAAGTGCAATTTTAAAAGTTATAGAAGGAGAAAAGGCAATACCTGCTTCTAAAGAGGAAGATAAAGCTGTATTTACAGTTGAAATGCTTCTAGGTAGTGAGTCAAAGAACGTATATATAAATGGAAGTGTAAAGAAAAGTGGAAGTTACACCTTTAATAAAAAGGTTTCTTCAAAGGAAATTATAGAAGCTGTTAGTGTTAAAGGTACCTTTAAAGGAATGTATTTAGGTTATCCAATGGCAATTTTCATAGGAGAAGCTGATCTTAATACTGAACTTGAACTAACAACAGACTATATTACTATATTTGATGAAACTGATTGTATTTTAGATAAATTAAAAACTATAGCGGAAGGCTATACTAAAGAATCTTGTGGAAGATGTGTTTTTGGATTTGAGGGGGTTACTCAAATTAACATGATTCTTTCAGATCTTACGCAAAAAAAGGGAAAGACAAGTGATATAGCTTTATTATTAGATCTTTGTAGTGAAATGAAGAATCAAGTGCTTTGTGAAGTTGATGGAACACTTGCTTCAACTGTACTAAGTGCTATGAATAACTTCAAAGAAGAGATAGAAGAGCATATTACTAAAAAATCTTGTAAAGCTGGGGCGTGTAGTAAATTTGTTACTTATCATATCCTTGCAGATAAATGTATAGGATGCACAGATTGTGTAGATGAATGTGATGATGATGCAATTCTTGGTAAGAAGAAGTTTATACATGTAATTGATCAAGATGAATGTACTCAATGCGGTAAATGTGTGGATGCTTGTGAAGAAGATGCAATAGTTAAGGCTGGAGCAATTAAGCCTAGATGTCCACAAAAACCTATACCATGTAAGCGCTAA
- a CDS encoding FAD-dependent oxidoreductase: MKIIIEGKEIEAKEGASVLEASLEAGIYIPHLCKHPDLEAVGGCRLCSVEVDGVENPVPACKTTVQDGMSIKISTEKSDKTRKMAMELILATHPAECTGCPKYGKCELQSLYQYMGVSAERWRKKSRPVPNDSSNPLIDHLFTRCIRCGRCIRACRELRGVRVLDYQRTKDGIRVGVDGGLSLEEAGCKFCGACIEVCPTGSIMDSLGMKKEDMSYSDSVVPCRAACPAHTDVPRYIRYIKEGDFVKATAVIREKVPFPETLGNICNHVCEDNCKRNEFENPISVCKLKKAAAEGDDGSWKSKVRREAATGKKVAVIGAGPAGLTAAYFLAKKGHSVTIFEENEKAGGQCRYGIPAYRLPDDVLDREIGDILAEGIELLTNNKVENPKELLNKGYDSVLVSVGTHKGTLLPLEGNDLQGVYVNAEFLKKARQGQPLEVKEKIMILGGGNVAYDCARTALRLGAKEVHIACLENIDQITATKEEIEEGREEGIILHVAHSFLRIAGSEKVEGVELQKVDKFYFDSDRKAVIELVEGSNEIIPVDNVIFAVGQKPAGTEAMEIELTHGPYIKTNESSETSVRGIFAAGDVVTGTKSVISAIAAGRKSAEEIDKYLGGNGDISENLLEKETPDPYIGSCSGFSKIERTSIELVEADKRKCNFDIVEKTLSKEKAMCEASRCLQCDLRLNLKAPKMWNEY; the protein is encoded by the coding sequence ATGAAGATCATAATAGAGGGAAAAGAAATAGAAGCGAAAGAAGGAGCATCGGTACTAGAGGCTTCTCTTGAAGCTGGAATTTACATACCACATTTATGTAAGCATCCTGACTTGGAAGCTGTAGGAGGCTGTCGTCTTTGTTCAGTTGAAGTAGATGGAGTGGAAAATCCAGTACCTGCTTGTAAGACAACAGTACAAGATGGTATGTCAATAAAAATAAGTACAGAAAAATCAGATAAAACAAGAAAAATGGCTATGGAATTAATTCTAGCAACTCATCCAGCAGAATGCACAGGATGTCCAAAGTATGGAAAGTGTGAATTACAATCTTTATATCAATATATGGGAGTAAGTGCGGAAAGGTGGAGAAAAAAATCAAGACCAGTTCCTAACGATTCTAGTAATCCATTAATTGATCATTTATTTACAAGATGTATCAGATGTGGAAGATGTATTAGAGCATGTAGAGAACTAAGAGGAGTTAGAGTACTAGATTATCAAAGAACAAAGGACGGTATCCGTGTTGGAGTTGACGGAGGACTATCTCTTGAAGAAGCAGGATGTAAATTCTGTGGTGCTTGTATAGAAGTATGTCCAACAGGATCTATTATGGATTCTCTTGGCATGAAGAAAGAAGATATGTCTTATAGTGATTCTGTAGTACCTTGCAGAGCTGCATGTCCAGCACATACAGATGTGCCTAGATATATTCGTTACATTAAAGAAGGAGACTTTGTAAAAGCAACAGCAGTAATACGTGAAAAGGTACCTTTCCCAGAAACTTTAGGAAACATTTGTAATCATGTATGTGAAGATAATTGTAAGAGAAATGAATTTGAAAATCCAATTTCAGTTTGTAAATTAAAAAAGGCAGCAGCTGAAGGTGATGATGGTTCTTGGAAGAGCAAAGTTAGAAGAGAAGCAGCAACAGGAAAGAAGGTTGCAGTAATAGGAGCAGGACCAGCAGGATTAACAGCAGCATACTTCTTAGCAAAGAAAGGTCATTCAGTTACAATCTTTGAAGAAAATGAAAAAGCAGGAGGACAATGCCGTTATGGAATTCCAGCTTATCGTTTACCTGATGATGTACTTGATAGGGAAATTGGAGATATATTAGCAGAAGGAATAGAACTTTTAACTAATAATAAAGTAGAAAATCCAAAGGAATTATTAAATAAAGGTTATGATTCTGTGCTTGTATCTGTTGGTACTCATAAAGGTACACTGCTTCCATTAGAAGGAAATGACTTACAAGGGGTATATGTAAATGCTGAATTCCTTAAGAAAGCACGACAAGGGCAACCTCTTGAGGTGAAAGAAAAGATTATGATTCTAGGTGGTGGTAATGTTGCTTATGATTGTGCTAGAACAGCACTAAGATTAGGTGCGAAAGAAGTTCATATAGCATGTCTTGAAAATATTGATCAAATAACTGCAACTAAAGAAGAAATTGAAGAAGGTAGAGAAGAAGGCATTATTTTACATGTAGCACATTCATTCTTAAGAATTGCTGGAAGTGAAAAAGTTGAAGGTGTAGAATTACAAAAAGTTGATAAATTCTATTTTGATAGTGATAGAAAAGCTGTTATTGAATTAGTAGAAGGTTCTAATGAAATAATTCCAGTTGATAATGTTATTTTTGCAGTTGGTCAAAAACCAGCTGGAACAGAAGCAATGGAAATTGAATTAACTCATGGACCATATATTAAGACTAATGAATCTTCAGAAACAAGCGTAAGGGGAATTTTTGCAGCTGGAGATGTAGTTACAGGAACTAAATCAGTAATTTCAGCAATTGCAGCAGGACGTAAAAGTGCTGAAGAAATTGATAAGTATTTAGGTGGAAATGGTGATATATCAGAAAATCTTTTAGAAAAAGAAACACCAGATCCATACATTGGAAGTTGTTCTGGGTTCTCTAAAATAGAAAGAACCTCAATAGAACTTGTAGAGGCAGATAAGAGAAAATGTAATTTTGATATTGTAGAAAAAACTTTATCAAAGGAAAAGGCTATGTGTGAAGCAAGTCGTTGTTTACAATGTGATCTGAGATTAAATTTAAAAGCTCCTAAAATGTGGAATGAATATTAG